In one Streptomyces sp. NBC_01288 genomic region, the following are encoded:
- a CDS encoding MBL fold metallo-hydrolase produces the protein MTDAAALPGQPRGGVFTGPATARAVNVLAPNASAMTLDGTNTWIVAEPDSELAVVIDPGPLDEGHLRNIVDIAEKAGKRVALTLLTHGHPDHAEGAVRFAELTGTKVRALDPALRLGDEGLAAGNVIRVGGLELVVVSTPGHTGDSLCFHLPADQAVLTGDTILGRGTTVVAHPDGRLGDYLDSLRRLRSLTVDDGVHTVLPGHGPVLEDAQGAVEFYLAHRAHRLAQIETAVENGHRSPAEVVAHVYADVDRSLWPAAELSVRAQLDYLTEHGLI, from the coding sequence ATGACCGACGCAGCCGCCCTCCCCGGTCAGCCACGTGGCGGGGTGTTCACCGGCCCCGCCACCGCCCGTGCCGTCAACGTGCTCGCGCCCAACGCGTCCGCGATGACGCTGGACGGGACGAACACGTGGATCGTCGCGGAGCCGGACTCCGAGTTGGCCGTGGTGATCGATCCGGGGCCGTTGGACGAGGGGCATCTGCGGAATATCGTCGACATCGCGGAGAAGGCGGGGAAACGGGTCGCGTTGACCCTGTTGACCCACGGGCACCCCGACCACGCGGAAGGTGCCGTCCGGTTCGCCGAGTTGACCGGTACCAAGGTGCGCGCGCTGGATCCGGCGTTGCGGCTCGGGGACGAGGGGCTCGCCGCCGGGAACGTGATCCGGGTCGGCGGGCTGGAGTTGGTCGTGGTGTCGACGCCCGGGCACACCGGGGACAGCCTGTGCTTCCATCTCCCGGCCGATCAGGCCGTCCTGACCGGGGACACCATCCTGGGGCGCGGTACGACCGTCGTGGCGCATCCTGACGGCCGCCTGGGGGACTACCTGGACTCGCTGCGGCGGCTGCGGTCCCTGACCGTCGACGACGGCGTCCACACCGTCCTGCCGGGTCACGGGCCCGTCCTGGAGGACGCCCAGGGTGCCGTGGAGTTCTATCTCGCCCACCGCGCCCACCGGCTCGCCCAGATCGAGACGGCCGTCGAGAACGGCCACCGGAGCCCGGCCGAGGTCGTCGCCCACGTGTACGCGGACGTCGACCGCTCCCTGTGGCCGGCCGCGGAACTGTCCGTGCGGGCCCAGTTGGACTACCTCACGGAACACGGCCTCATCTAG
- a CDS encoding NUDIX hydrolase, whose translation MANGQWYPAEWPERIRALAEGRLTPVEPRRAATVMLLRDTGTDTGPAVHMLRRRASMAFAGGAYAYPGGGVDPRDDDHHVRWAGPTRAWWANRLGVDETAAQAIVCAAVRETYEEAGVLLAGPTPDSVVGDTTGPDWEADRAALVARDLSFAEFLDRRGLVLRSDLLGAWARWITPEFETRRYDTWFFVAVLPEGQRTRNASTEADRTVWITPGEAASSYDKGDLTMMPPTIATLRGLIPYGSAAEALSAAPERDLTPVLARARLEADEVVLSWPGHGEFTKHIPLGGAPA comes from the coding sequence ATGGCGAACGGTCAGTGGTACCCGGCGGAGTGGCCCGAGCGCATCAGGGCGCTCGCGGAGGGTCGACTCACGCCGGTGGAACCCCGGCGGGCGGCCACGGTGATGCTCCTCAGGGACACCGGTACCGACACCGGCCCCGCCGTCCACATGCTGCGCAGACGCGCCTCCATGGCCTTCGCCGGGGGCGCGTACGCGTACCCGGGCGGCGGTGTCGACCCGCGCGACGACGACCATCACGTCCGCTGGGCGGGCCCCACGCGCGCGTGGTGGGCGAACCGGCTGGGCGTCGACGAGACCGCGGCCCAGGCGATCGTGTGCGCGGCGGTCCGGGAGACGTACGAGGAGGCGGGCGTCCTCCTGGCCGGCCCCACCCCCGACTCGGTGGTGGGCGACACCACAGGCCCCGATTGGGAGGCGGACCGCGCCGCCCTGGTCGCCCGTGACCTGTCCTTCGCGGAGTTCCTCGACCGCCGCGGCCTGGTCCTGCGCTCCGACCTGCTGGGCGCGTGGGCCCGCTGGATCACCCCGGAGTTCGAGACCCGCCGCTACGACACCTGGTTCTTCGTCGCCGTCCTCCCGGAGGGCCAGCGCACCCGCAACGCCTCCACGGAGGCCGACCGCACGGTGTGGATCACCCCGGGCGAGGCGGCATCGTCGTACGACAAGGGCGACCTGACGATGATGCCGCCCACCATCGCGACCCTGCGCGGACTGATCCCGTACGGCAGCGCGGCGGAGGCGTTGTCGGCGGCCCCGGAACGCGATCTGACCCCCGTCCTTGCCCGGGCCCGCCTGGAGGCCGACGAGGTCGTCCTGTCCTGGCCGGGCCACGGGGAGTTCACGAAGCACATTCCTTTGGGCGGGGCGCCCGCATGA
- a CDS encoding RidA family protein — protein sequence MSAVDARLAELGLTLPAVVPPLAAYQPAVRSGVYVYTSGQLPMVDGKLPVTGKVGGEVTAEEAKELARTCALNALAAVKSVTGDLDRIARVVKVVGFVASASDFTGQPGVINGASELLAEVLGDKGVHARSAVGVAVLPLDSPVEVEIQVELTQA from the coding sequence ATGAGCGCCGTCGACGCCCGGCTGGCCGAGCTCGGTCTGACCCTGCCGGCGGTCGTCCCGCCGCTCGCCGCGTACCAGCCCGCCGTGCGGTCCGGGGTGTATGTCTACACCTCCGGCCAACTGCCCATGGTGGACGGCAAGCTCCCCGTCACCGGCAAGGTGGGCGGTGAGGTCACCGCGGAGGAGGCCAAGGAACTGGCCCGCACCTGCGCGCTGAACGCCCTCGCCGCCGTCAAGTCCGTCACCGGTGACCTCGACCGCATCGCGCGCGTGGTGAAGGTCGTCGGCTTCGTCGCCTCGGCCTCCGACTTCACCGGCCAGCCCGGTGTCATCAACGGCGCCAGCGAACTGCTCGCCGAGGTCCTCGGCGACAAGGGCGTGCACGCGCGGAGCGCGGTCGGCGTGGCGGTACTGCCGCTGGACTCGCCGGTCGAGGTCGAGATCCAGGTGGAGCTGACGCAGGCGTAG
- a CDS encoding DUF4177 domain-containing protein gives MTKWEYSTVPLLVHATKQILDTWGEDGWELVQVVPGPNNPEQLVAYLKREKA, from the coding sequence ATGACCAAGTGGGAATACTCGACAGTGCCGCTTCTCGTACACGCCACGAAGCAGATTCTGGACACCTGGGGCGAGGACGGCTGGGAGCTCGTCCAGGTCGTGCCCGGGCCGAACAACCCCGAGCAACTGGTGGCCTACCTCAAGCGGGAGAAGGCATGA
- a CDS encoding ArsA family ATPase: MSRLQVVSGKGGTGKTTVAAALALALATEGKRTLLVEVEGRQGIAQLFETETLPYEERKIAVAPGGGEVYALAIDPELALLDYLQMFYKLGSAGRALKKLGAIDFATTVAPGLRDVLLTGKACEAVRRKEKSGRFAYDYVVMDAPPTGRITRFLNVNDEVAGLAKIGPIHNQAQAVMRVLKSPETAVHLVTLLEEMPVQETADGIAELRAARLPVGRIIVNMVRPEVLDAADLDLVRAVPRTAVAQALSSAGLGGARRGGNAEKLVDPLLAQAEEYAARYALEHDQRAVLGEQDLPLHELPLLAEGMDLAGLYELATELRKQGMS; encoded by the coding sequence GTGAGCAGGCTCCAGGTCGTCAGTGGCAAGGGCGGTACCGGCAAGACCACGGTGGCCGCGGCCCTCGCGCTGGCCCTGGCCACCGAGGGGAAGCGGACGCTTCTCGTCGAGGTCGAGGGTCGCCAGGGCATCGCGCAGCTCTTCGAGACGGAGACGCTGCCTTATGAGGAGCGGAAGATCGCCGTCGCTCCCGGGGGCGGGGAGGTGTACGCACTCGCCATCGACCCTGAACTGGCCCTTCTGGACTACCTCCAGATGTTCTACAAACTCGGCAGCGCCGGCCGCGCCCTGAAGAAACTCGGCGCGATCGACTTCGCCACCACGGTCGCGCCCGGACTCCGGGACGTCCTCCTGACCGGCAAGGCCTGCGAGGCCGTACGCCGCAAGGAGAAGAGCGGGCGGTTCGCCTACGACTACGTCGTGATGGACGCGCCGCCGACCGGCCGCATCACCCGCTTCCTCAACGTCAACGACGAGGTCGCCGGGCTCGCGAAGATCGGCCCGATACACAATCAGGCGCAGGCGGTGATGCGGGTGCTGAAGTCGCCGGAGACGGCGGTGCACCTGGTGACGCTGCTGGAGGAGATGCCCGTCCAGGAGACCGCGGACGGCATCGCCGAACTCCGGGCCGCCCGGCTGCCGGTGGGTCGGATCATCGTGAACATGGTCCGCCCCGAGGTGCTGGACGCGGCCGACCTCGATCTCGTACGGGCCGTCCCGCGCACCGCCGTGGCGCAGGCGTTGTCGTCCGCGGGCCTCGGCGGGGCCCGGCGCGGCGGCAACGCCGAGAAGCTGGTGGATCCGCTGCTCGCGCAGGCCGAGGAGTACGCCGCGCGGTACGCGCTGGAGCACGACCAGCGGGCCGTGCTCGGCGAGCAGGACCTGCCGTTGCACGAACTGCCGTTGCTCGCCGAGGGCATGGACCTCGCGGGCCTTTACGAACTCGCCACCGAGCTGCGGAAGCAGGGGATGTCATGA
- a CDS encoding ArsA family ATPase, with translation MSPDPARDQDPAHDSRSQGTDRSQETSRSHHISHARVLDVDPLIDDPETRIVVCCGSGGVGKTTTAAALGLRAAERGRRVVVLTIDPARRLAQSMGIDSLDNTPRRVKGVDGDGELHAMMLDMKRTFDEIVEAHADRERAAVILNNPFYQSLSAGFAGTQEYMAMEKLGQLRAQHDWDLIVVDTPPSRSALDFLDAPKRLGSFLDGKLIRLLTAPAKLGGRAGMKFLNVGMSMMTGTLGKLLGGQLLKDIQTFIAAMDTTFGGFRTRADATYKLLQAPGTAFLVVAAPERDALREAAYFVERLAAEEMPLAGLVLNRVHGSGAARLSAERALAAAENLEEPRIVDQVGGKAGLRNSPDTYGSSESPASSPVTEAAVRATAPDEGSPADTDQERSAATDDTDDQPADDGRSVDQLTAGLLTLHAERMRLLSREQRTRDRFTARHPEVAVAEVAALPGDVHDLAGLRDIGNRLAAGRPELPETKV, from the coding sequence ATGAGTCCGGACCCGGCCCGCGATCAGGACCCCGCCCACGACTCCCGTTCACAAGGCACCGACCGTTCACAGGAAACTTCCCGCTCCCACCACATCTCCCACGCGCGCGTGCTCGACGTGGATCCACTGATCGACGACCCGGAGACGCGCATCGTCGTGTGCTGCGGCTCCGGCGGGGTCGGCAAGACGACCACCGCGGCGGCGCTCGGGCTGCGGGCCGCCGAGCGAGGGCGCCGGGTCGTCGTCCTGACCATCGACCCGGCCCGCAGGCTCGCCCAGTCCATGGGCATCGACTCGCTGGACAACACCCCGAGGCGCGTGAAGGGCGTCGACGGGGACGGCGAACTGCACGCGATGATGCTCGACATGAAGCGCACCTTCGACGAGATCGTCGAGGCGCACGCGGACCGCGAGCGGGCGGCCGTGATCCTCAACAACCCCTTCTACCAGTCGCTTTCGGCGGGCTTCGCGGGCACGCAGGAGTACATGGCGATGGAGAAGCTGGGCCAGCTGCGCGCCCAGCACGACTGGGACCTGATCGTCGTGGACACCCCGCCGTCCCGCTCGGCGCTCGACTTCCTGGACGCGCCGAAACGTCTCGGCTCGTTCCTGGACGGCAAGCTGATCCGGCTGCTGACCGCGCCGGCCAAGCTGGGCGGCCGGGCCGGGATGAAGTTCCTCAACGTCGGCATGTCGATGATGACCGGCACGCTCGGCAAGCTGCTCGGCGGTCAACTGCTCAAGGACATCCAGACGTTCATCGCCGCGATGGACACCACCTTCGGCGGCTTCCGCACGCGCGCGGACGCGACGTACAAGCTGCTCCAGGCGCCCGGCACGGCGTTCCTGGTGGTCGCGGCCCCGGAGCGGGACGCGCTGCGCGAGGCGGCGTACTTCGTGGAGCGGCTGGCGGCCGAGGAGATGCCGCTGGCCGGTCTGGTCCTCAACCGGGTGCACGGCAGCGGAGCCGCCCGGCTGTCGGCCGAGCGGGCACTCGCCGCCGCGGAAAATCTTGAGGAGCCCCGCATTGTCGATCAGGTGGGCGGGAAAGCTGGACTTCGTAACTCTCCCGACACGTACGGCAGTTCAGAATCTCCCGCGTCATCGCCCGTCACCGAGGCAGCAGTTCGCGCCACAGCTCCTGACGAAGGCTCCCCCGCCGACACGGACCAGGAGCGGTCCGCCGCCACGGACGACACCGACGATCAGCCGGCCGACGACGGGCGTTCCGTCGACCAACTCACCGCGGGCCTGCTCACGTTGCATGCCGAGCGGATGCGGCTGCTCTCACGTGAGCAGCGCACACGTGACCGCTTCACCGCGCGGCACCCGGAGGTGGCCGTCGCCGAAGTGGCCGCGCTGCCCGGCGATGTACACGACCTCGCGGGGCTGCGGGACATCGGGAACCGGCTCGCGGCCGGTCGGCCGGAGCTGCCCGAGACGAAGGT